The DNA region TTAGGCATACCATGGCCACATTACAGTCACATGCTCAGTGTTCCACTTTTTGTTCCTATGGACCCTATATACATGTCCTTGGTTGATGCTCATTGCTCACAAAAATTAGTCTCTTCTCACAAAGAAAAAATGTAACGCACAAAAAGCCATGGCTGCTCTTCCTTTTTCAAAAGCCAAGACCCTTCGATCAATCAGTTTGCCTGTCAGCTCACACCCCACAACTCAGAGAGTTGAAAGAGGTGCTGAATAAGCTTAATGGATTGGAGACATCCATTGCACCAACAGCTGAAACAATCTGCAACAGTTTGCTCGGGTTGGAGGAGTCACAGAAGCGCATGGATGATCTTCTTAACTCGCCTCAAACTCTTCAGATACTCTCCCAACACCAACACGGGAAATGGTTTGAAGAGTGCTGGAAAAATCAGTTAGGACTCTTGATGTTGTGGCACTACAAGAGAACTTGTCTCTCAGTATAAGGAAAATGTAAGAGCTCTTGAATCCTCActcagaagaagaaaaggagatTCAACTGCAGAAGCTGGAATCGCAAGATTCACCAATTTCaccaagaaaatgaagaaggatgCCAAAAGATTAATCTTGGCTTTGAAGCAAGTAGATTGCGAGACTGTCACCACAGCATTCCTGGAAACATATCAGGAGACAACAGCTGTGATTAAAGCACTAAGGGAAGCCAATGCAGTTTGCGTTTCGGTTATCCAAATGATCTTTTCCTTCTTGTCTATGCCGCTTTTGAAGCTGAAGCAGTCAAAATGGTCTTTGGTTTCACAACTGATACACAATGGAAGAACAGAACACGAAGGCGTAAAAAACAGCACGATCTTGGAGACAAAACTGAAGACTTTTGAGATTCAACTTGACAGCATCGAAAAGGGATTAGAAGGAACATTTAGGAGCCTCATTAGATCAAGAAGCTCGCTCCTGAATGTTTTCTCCTGCTAATCTAGCTTTTCCTACTCTATTAACTGTATAGTTTACAATATTCTGTACATGGACGATTTTGTACTTATGCCCTTATGCTAGAAATACACAATACACAAATTTAAAGATACACTCCAAGCTTTGTGTATCTTTCTCTATTTGACTTATATGACTCCCCTTCTCCCCCTAACTAAGAAGCATTAATCTGGAaaggaacaaaaaagaaagatagaatCCAATGTATTATACATCTCATGGGTTATAACTTAGAAGACAGTTTCAAGTTTCCTGAACAAACAATAAAACTTGCTTGAGCTCTGATTTTCCAGCAAGATGCCTATAATAGATACATTTTCTAGTAACAGACTTCAGCGTATCTTGCAAATTGATTCATTAAGTTAATTTAGAAACTAAGTGTTACCCCGTTTCGGCACAAAGTAGTAATTTGTAGACAATTCTATCTTAAAACATTTAGAGGATGGCTCTGGGGAAGACGAAGGAAGTTTATGTCATGGGAAGTCGGAAAATATTAATGAGCCACTCGTGCACATCGTAAAAACAAAAACTATCTTTACGCGTGTTAAACTTCATCTGCGGTATCTTAGAAAACAATCAGTTCCAGAAATGTGCACAGCAAGTTTCCTCGTTAGCTGTGGGCATGTGGTGCAATTATGGAATCTGTGATCTACAGGGACAACAAGCACGTGGACCAATTTATTAATGGAACAGAAGCTCCTGAAAACGAGACAACAATCACAAAGACACATAATCCTTTAACTCCAAGacttaaaaaacaaataattagaTGCTTCAATCGACAAATGCACGCAGTTCACAAAAGGCATTGGGccatatgcacggccacttTACTAAACACATGCTATTCTTCTCTCAAATGGCTAAATGACCTGACTTGGTGCTAGTATTCATCC from Lycium ferocissimum isolate CSIRO_LF1 chromosome 2, AGI_CSIRO_Lferr_CH_V1, whole genome shotgun sequence includes:
- the LOC132047810 gene encoding uncharacterized protein LOC132047810 is translated as MAQLLAARSELTICLSAHTPQLRELKEVLNKLNGLETSIAPTAETICNSLLGLEESQKRMDDLLNSPQTLQILSQHQHGKWFEEELVSQYKENVRALESSLRRRKGDSTAEAGIARFTNFTKKMKKDAKRLILALKQVDCETVTTAFLETYQETTAVIKALREANAVCVSVIQMIFSFLSMPLLKLKQSKWSLVSQLIHNGRTEHEGVKNSTILETKLKTFEIQLDSIEKGLEGTFRSLIRSRSSLLNVFSC